The Rhodocytophaga rosea genome has a segment encoding these proteins:
- a CDS encoding SDR family oxidoreductase produces MNKILITGATGHIGNRVAHLLKQDTSIRLMTRTPEKLSGFGQAEKIQAEYGDKASLTAAFKDIDTAFIVSGYAAPGQRALLHKNAIDSAQQAGVSHIVYLSFQGASAQSKFPMSRDHFQTEEFIRQSGLACTILRDSFYMDLIPEMFGENRLMRGPGGDGKVAWVAREDVARTIAAVLSNPSAYPGTFNLTGREALSLTETAGRLSKLTGKKYTYQQESVEEGMLWRNQLGAPAWEVDTWIGSYVAIAAGEVASVSKAVYEITHQHPFTLEEYVSQHPEIFHP; encoded by the coding sequence ATGAACAAAATACTGATCACTGGCGCTACAGGGCATATCGGGAACAGGGTGGCTCATCTGTTAAAACAAGATACCAGCATTCGGCTCATGACCCGAACGCCTGAAAAACTATCGGGGTTCGGACAGGCAGAAAAAATTCAAGCTGAATATGGGGACAAAGCTAGTTTGACAGCGGCTTTCAAAGATATTGATACTGCTTTCATTGTTTCTGGCTATGCCGCCCCTGGTCAACGGGCATTGTTGCATAAAAATGCCATAGATAGTGCCCAACAGGCAGGCGTAAGTCATATCGTGTATCTTTCTTTTCAAGGCGCTTCTGCCCAGAGTAAATTTCCTATGTCCAGAGATCATTTTCAGACCGAGGAATTCATCAGGCAAAGCGGTTTAGCCTGTACCATTCTGAGAGATAGCTTTTATATGGATCTGATCCCTGAAATGTTTGGAGAAAACCGGCTGATGCGTGGACCGGGAGGCGATGGAAAAGTTGCCTGGGTAGCCAGAGAAGACGTGGCCAGAACTATAGCCGCTGTACTCAGTAATCCTTCTGCTTACCCAGGTACTTTTAATCTTACTGGCCGGGAAGCACTATCACTTACCGAAACAGCAGGGCGCTTATCCAAATTAACTGGAAAAAAATACACCTATCAGCAGGAGTCAGTAGAGGAGGGTATGCTATGGCGTAATCAACTCGGTGCCCCTGCCTGGGAAGTAGATACCTGGATTGGCTCATATGTAGCGATAGCTGCCGGAGAAGTAGCTTCAGTAAGCAAGGCAGTGTATGAAATTACACATCAACACCCTTTTACTCTGGAAGAATACGTTAGCCAACATCCGGAGATTTTTCACCCATAG